The nucleotide window ACCACAAAGTGTGGTTTGGCGGTCAATCATTTCCTGGATTCTCGGGGCCGGTGTAACCTTCCTCACGACCGCGGCACCAACCGGGTTAGGTTTGATTTCTCTGACGTCCATTCCACCTTTGGATGGGATCTTAGTTGGGTTTATCGTGCAATTTATCGGTGGCAAATTAGTTACCGCAGAAGTATCGGCCAAGGACATTCAACCAACGGAGGTTACAAATGAAGTTATTAACGGAACAAGACATTGATTACATTTCTATGGGGGCATCCGTCCTGGGCTCAGGCGGGGGCGGCGACCCTAAAGTAGGCCGATTGTTGGCTAAACATTTTATTGAAAAGTATGGCCCCGTTCAGTTGATGTCGATCGACGAACTACCAGATGACGCCTACGTGGTGCCGGTCTCTGGTATGGGGGCGCCCACGGTCTCTCTGGAAAAGTTACCCTCAGAGATTGAACTGACCAATCCGATGGAAGAGTTGGAACGCATCAATGGGCGTAAGGCTGACGTCATCATTCCCATTGAAGTGGGGGGCATCAATTCCCTGTATCCCGTGGGTGCTGCGGCTAAGAAGGGGATTCCTATCCTGGATGCCGACGCCATTGGCCGAGCCTTTCCCGAAGCTCAGATGGAAACGTTCCATTTACACGGGTACGAACCTGAAAACGTGGCTGTTGGTGACGAGAAGGGGAACGTGGCGACATTAAAACCCATCAATGCGCTATGGGGTGAATATCTGTCCCGGGCGCTGACTGTTCAAATGGGCGGTTCTGCTTCAGTCTCCGATTACTTTTTACCGGGGAAGGACGTCAAGGGGTCTGTCGTGAACAACACGCTGAGCCTGGCCCGTGACGTGGGTGAAATGATTCTGAATCCCGATAAATTTGAAAATGATATCTTCCAAAACATTCTGACAAAGTTACATGGATTTGATCTCTTTGATGGCAAAATCGTGGACATGTCACGCGAAACGAAAAAAGGGTTTAACTTTGGCCGTGTCACAATCGAAGGGTTGAACCAGTCTGCTGGTAAGACCTACACGTTGGAATTTCAAAATGAGAACTTAGCTGTCAAGGAGGGCGACAACTTCCTGGCTACCGTGCCCGATTTAATCGTGGCGCTGGACCTTGAGTCTGCTCGACCAGTGACCTCTGAACGCTTGCGCTATGGCGCGCGGGTCAAAGTCGTATCATTTCCTTGTGATCCGCAGTGGCGGACACCAATCGGTATTCAAACTGCTGGTCCCCGTTACTTTGGTTACGATTTCGACTACGTTCCAGTGGAACAGCTTGTGAAGGGGGTCAAAGCATGAACTACCGCTTAGGCGTCGACGTCGGTGGGACCAACACCGACGCAGCCATCTTAGATGAAAACTTAAAAGTGATTTACACCGTGAAATCGGCGACCACCCTGGACGTGGAGGGCGGTATCTTCAACGCCATTTCCAAGGTCTTAAAGGAAAGTCACGTCGATAAAGGAGCCATTACGCACGCCATGTTGGGAACGACTAAGTCGACCAACGCTGTCGTGGAACGCAAAGACCTCGACAAGGTGGCTTATATTCGAATTGCCAAGCCTGCTTCAGTTGGTGTGCCACCCTACATGGAATGGCCAGCTGATTTGAAAGCTGCCGTCAATCTGGATAATGTCATTATTTCTGGTGGGTACGAGTTTGACGGTCGGTTGATTGCTGACTTGGACCGTAGTGAAGTGGACGCCTTCTGTGCCAAGATTAAGGCCGATGTCAAGACAGTGGCCATTGCCGGGACGTTTGCGCCGGTCAATGACAGCCAAGAAACACAGGTCGCCGAGTGGGTGCGCGAGGACTTAGGAAACGACGTGGCCATTACCCTGTCTAGTCAAATTGGTGGGGTCGGCATGTTGGAACGTGAGAACGCCTCAATCTTAAACGCCGCTCTGACTACGATTGGCGAATCCATTGTTAGTGGGTTTGATAACGCGTTGAAGTCGTTAGGCATTTCGGCGAACACCTACTTCAGCCAAAACGATGGGACGCTCCGTGGTGGGGACTTTACTCAGAAATACCCCATCTTTACCATTGGGTGTGGGCCAACCAACAGTATTCGGGGGGCTTATCACTTGTCTGGTGTCAAGGATGCCTTGGTCTTGGACGTTGGTGGAACCACTAGTGATATTGGGGTGCTGGTTAACAGTTTCCCACGGCAGTCAGCTATTTCCGCCACGGTTGGTGGTGTGGAAACAAACTTTAGAATGCCCGATATCATGTCGATTGGGATTGGTGGCGGGACCATCATTCACCATGAAGGCACCGGCTTTACCGTTGGGCCAGACAGTGTGGGCTACGAAATTGTCAATAAGGCCAAGGTTTTCGGCGGTGACGTTGAAACGGCAACGGATGACGCGGCCAAATTAGGACGGAGTTTCCCGGATAGTCAGGCTCAGTTAGCTGACATTGATGAAGCTTGGGCCCAAAAGGTAATCGGACAAATCAACGCGACGATTACGGAGTCATTGGACCAAATGAAGACCAAAAAGGGTGACGTTCCCCTGATTCTGACCGGTGGTGGGAGTTTCTTAATTGATGCCGATATCAAAGGAATCAGTCAGGTCTACCTGCCTGACCACTACGATGCTGCGAATGCAGTGGGTGCTGCCCTAGGTCAGGTCAGTGGTGAGGTCAACCGTATCTACAGTTTTGAACAGAAGAGTAAAGAAGAAGTTTTAGAGGATGCTAAGGCTGAAGCCGTGGGCAATGCCGTTGAGGCGGGGGCTATCGCGCAGTCAGCTGAGGTCATCGATATTGATGTGACGCCGTTAGCTTATCTACCGGGGAACTCTGCCCAGGTTAAAGTTAAGGCGGTTGGAAGTCTGAACTTGGTCTAATTTACGGAGAGATTGCGGACCAGCACTGATTTGTATTAGCAGAAAACACCACTGAACCTTATGGTTTGGTGGTGTTTTTTGTTTGCAAATTGGTTTAGTGTGGCCGCCTCCGACAGCCAGGGATACGGGTGGCGGTGGGGAACGCCTGCGGCCTGAGGGGCGGTCCTCCGGCTCGACTGGAAGCCTCGGCCGACCCACCGAGTCTCCCAGCTCGTCCCACGCTGTAAGTCAGCTCAAAAACGCTGACTAACACCGTCGACACGGCTACCCGTATCCCTGACTACCTGCGGCTACGATTATGAATGATTGCAACAATTGTTTGTGATGTCATCTGGTAGGACTTGCTGAGCACAGTATTGTTCGTAATCAACGTACTGACAGTCTATTTGTGAGGTTATCGGTAGCTGTATTCTCCAAAATAAAAACGCTACTAACCATTTGGTTAGCAGCGTTAAGTTCACCGAATCTATTAGTGTTTAGCAAGTTAGACTCATTCAATATAATCATCAACAATCAATGTAGCTGGAGGTTGGCAGGGTACAGGGTGGGAGCTGGTCGTGTCGGTGTGAGTGGCTCGGTGGGGTACAGGGTACCGAACCACTCACGGGACGAACTTGAAGCCGGCGCCCGTCCTGCCAACCGGAAGCGGCAATGACGTGGAAACCGCAAAATTAGTTCTTTAACCCCTTAACAACGCTGGGGGCGTAGACCATCTTCTGAATATGCGTCGTGATTTTGGCTATCCGGGGGAACCCGCTGAAACCAGATTGCTGGTGGCCGTGGGTCATAATTACGAGAATATAGCGTTCGCCGTTGGGCAGGGTCACGATACCAGCGTCGTTGTTGGTATCAGCCATAAATCCCACCTTGTCAGCCACCGTAGCGCCCTTAGTAGCGGCAGTGGCGCCTGCCGGAATCCCCTTGCGGTAGACTTGGGTTTTCATCAATGATAGTAGCCTCTGTTGATCTTTTGCGTGCCGGAAGGGGCCGGACTGGGTCGCTAAGCTACGAAGAACCATCATGAGGCTCGTAGCTGTCGTTTCAGCGCTTTGGCCTTCAATGAAGGCGGGAGAGTAATATCCCTCTTGGGTTAATAGTGCATTGATTCCCTGCAGACCACGTTCATCCAGCAAATCATCGGCAAAGTCGTTAGCGCTATTGACGATCATGCGATGGAAACCGTCCTGATTGGTCGGGGTCCAGGCAAAGGTGCCTAGATGGCTCTGTTGGAAGACGTAGGCGGCAATGAAGAGCTTGTAGGTACTGGCGGCTACCGTGGGGGTATGGGCGTTCGCTGACGTGGCTAGGTCGCCCTGCGCGTAGAACTTATCGGTTAGGGTTGCCTTGTCAGCTGCACTGCCGGGAACGGCCCCTAAGTTGTAGAAACTCACACTGGTGGTCCCGTCAGCCGTGACTTTCTTTAAATATGTCTGTAAGTTGGTCTTTAACCGGCGCTGATGCTGTGTAATCTGC belongs to Levilactobacillus yonginensis and includes:
- a CDS encoding hydantoinase/oxoprolinase N-terminal domain-containing protein, encoding MNYRLGVDVGGTNTDAAILDENLKVIYTVKSATTLDVEGGIFNAISKVLKESHVDKGAITHAMLGTTKSTNAVVERKDLDKVAYIRIAKPASVGVPPYMEWPADLKAAVNLDNVIISGGYEFDGRLIADLDRSEVDAFCAKIKADVKTVAIAGTFAPVNDSQETQVAEWVREDLGNDVAITLSSQIGGVGMLERENASILNAALTTIGESIVSGFDNALKSLGISANTYFSQNDGTLRGGDFTQKYPIFTIGCGPTNSIRGAYHLSGVKDALVLDVGGTTSDIGVLVNSFPRQSAISATVGGVETNFRMPDIMSIGIGGGTIIHHEGTGFTVGPDSVGYEIVNKAKVFGGDVETATDDAAKLGRSFPDSQAQLADIDEAWAQKVIGQINATITESLDQMKTKKGDVPLILTGGGSFLIDADIKGISQVYLPDHYDAANAVGAALGQVSGEVNRIYSFEQKSKEEVLEDAKAEAVGNAVEAGAIAQSAEVIDIDVTPLAYLPGNSAQVKVKAVGSLNLV
- a CDS encoding DUF917 domain-containing protein, encoding MKLLTEQDIDYISMGASVLGSGGGGDPKVGRLLAKHFIEKYGPVQLMSIDELPDDAYVVPVSGMGAPTVSLEKLPSEIELTNPMEELERINGRKADVIIPIEVGGINSLYPVGAAAKKGIPILDADAIGRAFPEAQMETFHLHGYEPENVAVGDEKGNVATLKPINALWGEYLSRALTVQMGGSASVSDYFLPGKDVKGSVVNNTLSLARDVGEMILNPDKFENDIFQNILTKLHGFDLFDGKIVDMSRETKKGFNFGRVTIEGLNQSAGKTYTLEFQNENLAVKEGDNFLATVPDLIVALDLESARPVTSERLRYGARVKVVSFPCDPQWRTPIGIQTAGPRYFGYDFDYVPVEQLVKGVKA
- a CDS encoding serine hydrolase; protein product: MKREATKQLKYLLQHRALVAGLVIVILMFAGIMVVQAHPDQPGTVTEQDDAAKPVTTQQITQHQRRLKTNLQTYLKKVTADGTTSVSFYNLGAVPGSAADKATLTDKFYAQGDLATSANAHTPTVAASTYKLFIAAYVFQQSHLGTFAWTPTNQDGFHRMIVNSANDFADDLLDERGLQGINALLTQEGYYSPAFIEGQSAETTATSLMMVLRSLATQSGPFRHAKDQQRLLSLMKTQVYRKGIPAGATAATKGATVADKVGFMADTNNDAGIVTLPNGERYILVIMTHGHQQSGFSGFPRIAKITTHIQKMVYAPSVVKGLKN